In Synechococcus sp. KORDI-52, one genomic interval encodes:
- a CDS encoding DUF2605 family protein: MGETRGHQVGESTNQEAGALLDELLTSLLDDFEHWFQRGEELLQACPEEVMPLQERRRMEERLQDGKKAIAATRSLVAASTQPMAVSMEVMNPWHGLVTEVWALAARLGEFRSPQAPS, from the coding sequence ATGGGCGAGACCCGAGGGCACCAGGTGGGTGAGTCAACCAATCAGGAAGCTGGCGCACTTTTGGATGAGTTGCTGACATCCCTGCTGGATGACTTCGAGCATTGGTTTCAGCGCGGCGAGGAGCTGTTGCAGGCCTGTCCGGAGGAGGTGATGCCGTTGCAGGAGCGCCGACGCATGGAGGAGCGGCTGCAGGACGGCAAGAAGGCCATTGCTGCAACACGTTCGCTTGTGGCTGCATCAACGCAGCCCATGGCCGTCTCCATGGAGGTGATGAATCCCTGGCATGGTTTGGTCACGGAGGTGTGGGCCCTGGCTGCGAGGTTGGGGGAGTTCCGCTCTCCTCAGGCTCCCAGCTGA